From one Thermomicrobiales bacterium genomic stretch:
- the mnmG gene encoding tRNA uridine-5-carboxymethylaminomethyl(34) synthesis enzyme MnmG produces the protein MTLSCTATYDVVVIGAGHAGCEAALAAARVGASVLVLTPNLDRIGFMPCNPSIGGPAKGHIVAEIDALGGAMAEAIDRTALQVRVLNASRGPAVQALRAQADKTLYSMAMKEALETQPGVDLRQESARAIELQANGGQPSVSAVITDFGNEYRCGSVVITAGTFLRGNLIAGEWRSSGGRAGDSATSDLALSIGDVGIRLRRLKTGTPPRVDARTIDFNLTEEQAGAESPLWFSRSGRAGRIERLELPPLPIYPGRTNGWRQQLSCYLVQTNMDGHDLVARNVDRSPMFNGTIQGVGTRYCPSIEDKVMRFREKQSHGLFLEPEGWRTTEVYVQGANTSLPHDVQLAFLRTIPALRNARITRFGYAVEYDAIEPTELTPWFASKRVDGLFLAGQVNGTSGYEEAAGQGLIAGLNAARYVGGIEPLTLGRDEAYIGVMADDLSTQDFVEPYRMLTSRAEHRILLRSDTADERLGSIAHTAGLINDGRLREIEQERLQRDALISALTQVYLTPNDIVTAALAAVGLPPASRSMTAADYARRPDSNLQALLIAIARLRPDLIPTTPPGDETIRRIETDLRYGAYVEKEREQVERTKSMEHQAIPATCAYERIPGLRNEARERLQLVRPSTIGQASRIAGVTPADVGVLLIYLRSAPRPSSGDASIVSS, from the coding sequence ATGACTCTATCCTGTACCGCAACCTACGATGTCGTGGTGATTGGCGCTGGCCACGCTGGCTGCGAGGCTGCGTTAGCGGCCGCACGGGTTGGCGCGTCGGTTCTGGTGTTGACCCCGAACCTCGACCGCATCGGCTTCATGCCCTGCAATCCTTCAATCGGCGGGCCTGCGAAAGGTCACATTGTCGCCGAAATCGATGCGCTCGGCGGCGCGATGGCAGAAGCGATCGACCGGACGGCTCTGCAAGTTCGGGTGCTCAACGCATCGCGTGGGCCGGCCGTTCAGGCACTTCGAGCGCAGGCCGACAAGACGCTCTATTCGATGGCAATGAAGGAAGCCCTCGAGACGCAGCCGGGAGTCGATCTCCGCCAGGAATCGGCTCGCGCAATCGAGTTGCAAGCCAACGGTGGGCAGCCATCCGTGAGCGCGGTGATCACGGATTTCGGCAACGAGTACCGTTGTGGTTCGGTCGTGATTACTGCTGGCACGTTCCTGCGTGGCAATCTGATCGCTGGGGAGTGGCGCTCGTCGGGCGGACGGGCCGGCGACTCCGCAACCAGCGACCTGGCGCTCTCAATCGGAGATGTCGGAATTCGCTTGCGCCGTCTCAAGACCGGGACGCCGCCCAGAGTAGACGCGCGAACGATCGACTTCAACCTGACCGAAGAGCAAGCTGGCGCCGAGAGCCCGCTCTGGTTCTCGCGCTCCGGTCGCGCTGGGCGAATCGAGCGACTCGAGCTGCCGCCTCTCCCGATCTACCCGGGCCGAACCAATGGCTGGCGCCAGCAGCTCTCCTGCTACCTCGTCCAGACAAACATGGACGGTCATGACCTTGTCGCCAGGAACGTCGACAGATCGCCAATGTTCAACGGAACGATTCAAGGGGTTGGAACTCGGTATTGTCCGTCGATCGAGGATAAGGTCATGCGCTTTCGCGAGAAGCAGAGTCATGGGCTGTTCCTTGAGCCCGAGGGGTGGCGCACGACTGAAGTCTACGTTCAGGGCGCGAACACCAGCCTGCCTCATGATGTCCAGCTTGCGTTCCTGCGCACGATCCCGGCGCTCCGCAACGCGCGAATCACCCGCTTCGGATATGCCGTTGAGTACGACGCAATCGAGCCGACGGAGCTAACACCCTGGTTCGCGTCCAAGCGCGTGGATGGCCTGTTTCTTGCCGGCCAGGTGAACGGAACCTCGGGCTACGAGGAGGCAGCCGGCCAGGGGCTGATCGCCGGCCTGAACGCGGCGCGCTACGTAGGCGGGATCGAACCGTTGACGCTGGGCCGGGATGAAGCCTATATCGGGGTGATGGCCGACGATCTCTCCACGCAGGACTTTGTCGAGCCATACCGGATGCTGACATCTCGAGCCGAGCATCGAATACTCCTCAGATCCGACACAGCGGACGAACGGCTCGGGTCAATTGCCCACACCGCCGGGCTGATCAACGATGGTCGACTTCGCGAAATCGAGCAGGAACGCCTCCAGCGTGATGCGCTGATCTCCGCGCTGACTCAGGTCTATCTGACTCCCAACGACATCGTCACGGCAGCGCTGGCGGCGGTTGGCCTTCCTCCTGCAAGTCGGAGCATGACCGCAGCCGACTACGCGCGGCGTCCAGATTCCAATCTGCAGGCGCTCCTCATCGCGATAGCGCGCCTCCGACCGGACCTGATACCAACCACGCCGCCTGGAGACGAGACGATCCGGCGCATTGAGACCGACCTGCGCTACGGCGCATATGTGGAGAAGGAGCGCGAACAGGTCGAGCGCACAAAGTCGATGGAACATCAGGCCATCCCGGCCACGTGTGCCTACGAGCGCATCCCCGGGTTGAGAAACGAGGCACGCGAGAGACTGC
- the secA gene encoding preprotein translocase subunit SecA codes for MKSLLKKVFGPSSQKTLSPLRAIADEVNALEDEYRAMDDIALAEVSTRLREQLADGATLDDLLPESFAATREAAQRTLGQRHFDVQLMGGAVLHQGKIAEMRTGEGKTLTATLALALNALDGKGSHLITPNDYLAKRDTQWMGQIYHALGLSVGCIQHDEAFVYDPEYVNEDERLQRLRPVERTEAYGCDITYGTNNEFGFDYLRDNMAPDLRYCVQRALHYAIVDEVDNILIDEARTPLIISGPGDESVDRYAQFSQIVRQLRNERHYEVDLKRRTVSLNEDGIDKVEQLLEIPEGESIYDDRYQDFTHYLEQALKAQALFHRDKDYIIEDGEVVIVDEFTGRKMLGRRYSEGLHQAIEAKENVRVQRENVTEATITFQNYFRLYDKLAGMTGTAETEDEEFHMIYGLDVVVIPTHQEMVRDDQADQVFKTELGKFGAVVREIKDMHEHGRPVLVGTTSIEKSELLSEMLMRDGVPHSVLNAKQHEREAEIVTDAGLPGMVTIATNMAGRGTDIKLGTGVADNGGLHIIGTERHESRRIDNQLRGRAGRQGDPGSSRFFLSLEDELMKRFGSDRISGLMDRLGLEDDQPIEHNMISKSIENAQTKVEGHNFDLRKHVVEYDDVMNKHREVIYAIRRRILEGENLHERMLEIIEGQIGVAIAAHSAGDDIDDNQIIRAYRAIVPMSTLRSQDISGLSTDAIEEKLIDDALAHYDAKERETGEEMTRYLERAVMLSVIDKLWREHLTIMDDMRQGIGLQAYAQKDPLVAYKTEGFEMFEQLLANIDYDTGHKILFANIQRAPVLAQPRNLTTNQPIEGNAPAAKKRQKIGRNDPCWCGSGKKFKNCHGAPAAQRVG; via the coding sequence ATGAAATCCCTGCTCAAGAAGGTCTTCGGTCCCTCAAGTCAGAAGACACTCAGCCCTCTTCGCGCCATCGCGGACGAGGTCAACGCACTCGAAGATGAGTATCGCGCAATGGACGACATCGCGCTGGCCGAGGTCTCAACACGGCTGCGCGAGCAACTCGCAGACGGCGCAACACTGGACGACCTGCTGCCCGAGTCGTTTGCAGCAACCCGGGAAGCCGCCCAACGAACTCTCGGTCAGCGCCATTTCGATGTCCAGTTGATGGGTGGCGCGGTGCTCCATCAGGGGAAAATCGCCGAGATGCGCACAGGCGAAGGCAAGACGCTCACCGCGACTCTCGCGCTAGCGCTGAATGCCCTCGATGGGAAGGGTAGTCATCTCATCACGCCGAACGACTACCTGGCCAAGCGCGACACGCAATGGATGGGGCAGATCTACCACGCGCTCGGGCTGTCTGTTGGTTGCATCCAGCATGACGAGGCATTCGTGTACGACCCTGAATATGTCAACGAAGACGAGCGGTTGCAGCGCCTTCGGCCAGTTGAGCGCACCGAAGCGTATGGCTGCGATATCACCTATGGCACCAATAACGAATTTGGCTTCGACTATCTGCGCGACAATATGGCGCCAGACCTGCGCTACTGTGTCCAGCGAGCGCTGCACTATGCCATCGTCGATGAGGTTGACAATATCCTCATCGACGAGGCGCGGACGCCATTGATCATTTCGGGGCCAGGCGACGAGTCAGTCGACCGATACGCCCAGTTTTCCCAGATCGTCCGACAACTTCGCAACGAACGCCACTACGAGGTCGACCTGAAGCGCCGCACCGTTTCCCTGAACGAGGACGGCATCGACAAGGTCGAGCAGTTGCTTGAAATCCCCGAGGGCGAAAGCATCTACGACGACCGATACCAGGACTTCACCCACTACCTTGAGCAGGCTCTGAAGGCGCAGGCACTCTTCCATCGCGACAAGGACTACATCATCGAGGATGGCGAGGTTGTCATCGTCGATGAGTTCACCGGGCGAAAGATGCTCGGCCGGCGCTACTCCGAGGGACTCCATCAGGCCATCGAGGCCAAGGAAAACGTCCGGGTTCAGCGCGAGAACGTCACTGAGGCGACCATCACCTTCCAGAACTACTTTCGGCTCTACGACAAGCTGGCAGGAATGACCGGCACCGCGGAGACGGAGGACGAAGAGTTCCACATGATCTACGGACTGGACGTCGTCGTAATCCCGACGCACCAGGAAATGGTTCGCGACGACCAGGCAGATCAGGTGTTCAAGACGGAATTGGGCAAGTTCGGAGCTGTCGTCCGCGAGATCAAGGACATGCACGAGCACGGCCGGCCGGTTCTGGTCGGCACGACTTCGATCGAGAAGTCGGAGCTGTTGTCGGAGATGTTGATGCGAGACGGTGTCCCGCACTCGGTGCTCAACGCCAAGCAGCACGAGCGCGAGGCAGAGATCGTCACGGACGCTGGTCTGCCGGGCATGGTCACCATCGCAACGAACATGGCCGGCCGCGGCACCGACATCAAGCTCGGGACGGGCGTTGCCGATAACGGGGGTCTTCACATCATCGGCACGGAGCGCCATGAATCCCGCCGAATCGACAACCAGCTCCGCGGACGTGCCGGTCGCCAGGGGGATCCGGGATCCAGCCGCTTCTTCCTGTCGCTCGAAGACGAGTTGATGAAGCGATTCGGTTCTGACCGCATCTCGGGGCTCATGGATCGTCTGGGACTCGAAGACGATCAGCCGATCGAGCACAACATGATCTCGAAATCGATCGAGAACGCCCAGACGAAGGTCGAAGGTCACAACTTCGACCTTCGGAAGCACGTTGTCGAATACGACGACGTCATGAACAAGCACCGCGAAGTAATCTACGCCATCCGTCGACGCATCCTTGAGGGTGAGAATCTCCACGAGCGGATGCTGGAGATCATTGAGGGCCAGATCGGAGTCGCCATAGCAGCCCACAGCGCTGGCGATGACATCGACGACAACCAGATCATTCGCGCCTATCGGGCGATCGTTCCGATGTCAACGCTCAGGTCACAAGATATCTCCGGGCTGTCAACTGACGCGATCGAGGAGAAGCTCATCGACGACGCGCTCGCGCACTACGACGCGAAAGAGCGCGAGACCGGCGAAGAGATGACGCGATATCTGGAGCGAGCGGTCATGCTATCAGTGATCGACAAGCTCTGGCGCGAGCATCTCACGATTATGGACGACATGCGCCAAGGCATCGGTCTTCAGGCGTATGCACAGAAGGACCCGCTGGTAGCCTACAAGACGGAGGGGTTCGAGATGTTCGAGCAGCTCCTGGCTAACATCGACTACGACACAGGACACAAGATCCTTTTCGCCAACATTCAGCGTGCGCCGGTCCTGGCGCAGCCCCGAAACCTCACCACAAACCAGCCGATCGAGGGCAACGCGCCAGCCGCCAAGAAGCGACAGAAGATCGGCCGCAACGACCCGTGCTGGTGTGGCAGTGGAAAGAAGTTCAAGAACTGCCACGGAGCGCCAGCCGCCCAACGCGTCGGCTGA
- a CDS encoding M14 family metallopeptidase — MSANYLDRPELATYLRYDELAALLRQWERDFPRWISVSIIGQSAEGRDLLLATVGDRDSGRYGGVDRRPAIWVDANHHAGEVIGSAVALGTIWSLIKRAEGGDDLLAETTWYVQPRIAPDGVEVYLSTPYRLRSAAIDYPAGDPQPGLHLADIDGDGEIVQMRVQDDCGDWRVSDLDPRLMVRRLDSDDPDIVYYRLYPESTMVGTSSPAKVATARWGLDFNRSYPHNWQPDYRQSGAGPYPLYPPETRANVDWIVSHPNIGLIVSYHTFGGFAFRLPSSAPASSYRHGDLSGDYAVLCCRFTEFTGGPTIQSYDEETATARYGSLMDWAYNQHGLYGWVPELWDVWLAAGIDRRDDAEQFHASHGEEEQAALLAWNDAELDGAGFVEWHPFDHPALGKVEIGGWTYKYTHQNPPGVFVPRIAESHIQWTDHLATTLPRLDISDVVVEPIGDSFWRVSVEVTNRSFLPTNISQQAIDVRRADPVTVELRLDEGVLVDSPRRIVGHLAGRGAGAPRPWEEPRPAANVARVSWIVRGAPAGRVMAWSNKTGTVEEKIDAPEQSV; from the coding sequence ATGTCCGCGAACTACCTCGATCGACCCGAGCTGGCGACGTACCTGCGATACGACGAGCTCGCCGCATTGCTTCGCCAGTGGGAGCGCGACTTTCCGCGATGGATATCCGTGTCGATCATCGGCCAGTCTGCGGAGGGTCGGGACTTGCTGCTGGCCACCGTTGGGGATCGGGACTCCGGTAGATATGGCGGGGTCGATCGGCGGCCAGCGATCTGGGTGGATGCGAACCACCATGCTGGTGAGGTCATCGGTTCTGCGGTGGCGCTTGGGACGATCTGGTCGCTGATTAAGCGCGCGGAGGGTGGCGACGATCTGCTGGCTGAGACGACCTGGTACGTCCAGCCACGCATCGCGCCGGATGGCGTCGAGGTGTATCTGTCGACTCCCTATCGGCTTCGGTCGGCGGCAATCGACTATCCGGCAGGTGACCCTCAACCGGGCCTGCACCTGGCCGACATCGACGGAGACGGCGAGATTGTCCAGATGCGTGTCCAGGATGATTGCGGGGACTGGCGCGTCTCGGATCTGGACCCACGCCTCATGGTTCGCCGTCTGGACAGTGACGATCCGGACATCGTCTACTACCGGCTGTATCCGGAGTCGACGATGGTCGGCACGTCTTCGCCCGCCAAGGTGGCAACGGCGCGTTGGGGTCTTGATTTCAACCGGTCGTATCCGCACAACTGGCAGCCTGACTATCGACAATCTGGAGCAGGGCCGTACCCGCTCTATCCACCGGAGACGCGAGCAAACGTCGACTGGATCGTGAGCCATCCGAATATCGGCCTCATCGTCTCGTACCACACGTTCGGCGGCTTTGCGTTCCGCTTGCCGTCCAGCGCGCCGGCCTCGTCCTACCGGCACGGCGACTTGTCTGGCGACTATGCGGTCCTCTGTTGTCGTTTCACTGAGTTCACCGGAGGCCCAACGATCCAGTCGTATGATGAGGAAACTGCTACGGCTCGTTATGGGTCGCTCATGGACTGGGCCTACAATCAGCATGGGCTCTACGGCTGGGTTCCCGAGCTTTGGGATGTCTGGCTCGCGGCCGGCATCGACCGGCGCGATGACGCCGAGCAGTTTCATGCGTCCCATGGTGAAGAGGAGCAGGCAGCGCTACTTGCCTGGAATGACGCCGAGCTTGACGGGGCAGGGTTCGTCGAGTGGCATCCGTTCGACCATCCCGCGCTGGGCAAGGTCGAGATCGGCGGATGGACGTATAAGTACACGCATCAGAATCCACCCGGTGTCTTTGTTCCGAGGATCGCCGAGTCACACATCCAGTGGACCGATCATCTCGCGACGACGCTTCCTCGGCTCGACATCTCTGATGTAGTCGTCGAACCGATCGGTGACAGCTTCTGGCGAGTGAGTGTCGAGGTGACAAACCGGTCGTTCTTGCCGACCAATATCTCCCAGCAAGCGATCGACGTGAGGCGCGCCGATCCGGTCACGGTCGAGCTCCGGCTGGACGAGGGCGTCCTGGTCGATAGCCCGCGGCGGATCGTCGGTCATCTGGCCGGCCGTGGAGCCGGCGCTCCGCGCCCCTGGGAGGAGCCACGGCCGGCGGCGAATGTTGCGCGCGTGTCGTGGATTGTCCGAGGCGCGCCGGCCGGCCGAGTGATGGCGTGGTCGAACAAGACCGGGACCGTGGAGGAAAAGATCGATGCGCCAGAGCAATCTGTTTGA
- a CDS encoding MGMT family protein, giving the protein MRQSNLFDEAAEPERAKPLDADPSFPSRVYRLALLIPPGKVTTYGTIAAVLGDRRGARMVGWAMSNCPPEVSDVAHRVVNRYGELSGGWAWGHPDVMKQLLVDEGVTFVDEYRVNLDKHLWIPPMEEEIEPPDW; this is encoded by the coding sequence ATGCGCCAGAGCAATCTGTTTGACGAAGCCGCCGAACCGGAACGGGCGAAGCCGCTTGACGCAGATCCGAGCTTCCCGAGCCGGGTCTATCGACTTGCGCTGCTCATCCCACCGGGCAAGGTGACGACATATGGGACGATAGCCGCCGTGCTTGGCGACCGACGCGGAGCACGCATGGTCGGCTGGGCGATGTCAAACTGCCCTCCCGAGGTATCGGATGTGGCCCACCGCGTTGTCAATCGGTACGGTGAGCTTTCGGGCGGTTGGGCCTGGGGACATCCTGACGTGATGAAACAACTGCTCGTCGACGAAGGGGTGACCTTTGTCGACGAGTATCGTGTGAACCTCGACAAACATCTCTGGATCCCGCCGATGGAAGAGGAGATCGAACCGCCAGACTGGTAA
- a CDS encoding M20 family metallopeptidase, with the protein MAATHGDQIVAAATARVDATLGLLRALVELESPSNEKVAVDRLIDWLQTEIQNRGGQVERLPQEQWGDLLVARFAGTGDAPIQVMTHIDTVWPLGAIERLPWREDGDRIHGPGIYDMKASVAMMLTALDILADTGLDHRQIVWTVNTEEEVGSPVSRSVLERVAREACCVLCLEPPVPPDGSLKTERKGVGMFEMEIEGRASHAGADHQSGVSANEELARQIQRLHALTDYSKGTTVNVGVVAGGSKRNVVAASARAEIDLRVTSMSEAERIVPLILDSTSLVHGTTVRITGEINRPPMERTPSIVAAFESAREIGRSVGQVLTEASTGGASDGNFTAAIGATTLDGLGCPGDGGHADSEHILRSAVGPRTALITALLAGL; encoded by the coding sequence ATGGCTGCAACCCATGGCGACCAGATCGTGGCCGCAGCGACTGCGCGCGTCGATGCCACGCTTGGGTTACTACGCGCGCTCGTCGAGCTGGAATCACCGTCCAATGAGAAAGTTGCGGTCGACCGCCTGATCGATTGGCTCCAGACGGAGATTCAGAACCGTGGCGGTCAGGTGGAACGACTTCCGCAGGAGCAATGGGGAGATCTGCTCGTTGCCCGGTTCGCCGGCACGGGCGATGCGCCGATTCAGGTGATGACCCACATCGACACCGTCTGGCCCCTGGGCGCCATCGAGCGTCTGCCGTGGCGGGAAGACGGAGACAGGATTCACGGGCCCGGGATTTACGACATGAAAGCATCCGTCGCGATGATGCTGACGGCGCTCGACATTCTCGCCGATACAGGGCTGGATCACCGGCAGATCGTCTGGACCGTCAACACGGAGGAGGAGGTTGGTTCGCCGGTCTCACGATCGGTGCTGGAGCGTGTCGCGCGCGAGGCTTGTTGTGTGCTCTGTCTTGAGCCTCCTGTTCCGCCGGATGGCTCACTCAAGACAGAACGCAAAGGCGTCGGCATGTTCGAGATGGAAATCGAAGGACGTGCGTCCCACGCCGGCGCGGATCACCAATCTGGTGTTAGCGCCAACGAAGAGCTTGCGCGCCAGATTCAACGCCTCCACGCGCTCACGGACTATTCGAAGGGAACAACCGTCAACGTCGGCGTCGTCGCTGGCGGATCCAAGCGCAATGTTGTCGCTGCCTCGGCGCGCGCCGAGATCGACCTGCGCGTGACCTCGATGTCCGAAGCCGAACGGATCGTCCCATTGATTCTGGATTCGACGTCGCTCGTTCACGGCACGACGGTCCGTATCACTGGCGAGATCAATCGACCTCCGATGGAGCGTACCCCGTCCATCGTCGCTGCGTTCGAGAGCGCGCGCGAGATCGGTCGTTCGGTGGGCCAGGTGTTGACTGAGGCTTCGACCGGCGGTGCATCCGATGGCAATTTCACCGCCGCGATTGGCGCGACGACGCTCGACGGCCTCGGCTGTCCGGGCGATGGTGGCCATGCGGACAGCGAGCACATCCTCCGCTCAGCCGTCGGGCCGCGGACGGCGCTCATCACTGCGCTTCTCGCCGGCCTCTGA
- a CDS encoding aminotransferase class III-fold pyridoxal phosphate-dependent enzyme produces the protein MTVAPDQYLERLPRVLGRYSPVIVDHGEGSYIWGHDGRRYLDFTTGIGVTNTGHCHPAVVKAIQDQAAKIIHAQANILIHEPMIELMDELTSTMPDKLNAVFFANSGAEAIEAAVKLAKIATGRPAIVAFRGAFHGRTHLAMSLTTSRVKVRGHYEPLLPSIYHTPFPYPFRNPYATDPSDACITELERLFETVVMPDDVAAIIVEPIQGEGGYIVPPDDFLGRVREICDRHGILLIADEIQTGVGRTGRWWAFEHSNFVPDIVAVAKGIASGMPMSAIVAPQEIMDAWAPGSHGGTYGGNAVTCAAGVATFRAIRDEGMIANAVTMGQRMMDGLDRIAERNPLIGDVRGKGLMVAAEFVTPSGKPNPGAVASVVARSIDDGVLLLTAGTWDQAIRIIPPLNVSADEIDEFLTVFEAAADAAR, from the coding sequence GTGACAGTAGCACCCGATCAGTATCTGGAGCGCCTCCCGCGAGTGCTCGGTCGTTATTCACCCGTGATTGTCGATCACGGTGAAGGCTCGTACATATGGGGACACGACGGTCGACGATATCTCGACTTCACCACCGGGATTGGCGTGACCAATACGGGGCATTGTCATCCTGCAGTCGTCAAGGCGATTCAGGATCAGGCAGCGAAGATCATTCACGCACAGGCCAATATTCTGATTCATGAGCCGATGATCGAGCTCATGGACGAGTTGACCTCGACGATGCCAGACAAGCTGAACGCTGTCTTCTTCGCCAATAGTGGCGCCGAAGCGATTGAGGCGGCGGTGAAGCTCGCGAAGATCGCGACCGGCCGGCCGGCCATTGTGGCCTTCCGCGGTGCTTTTCATGGACGCACCCACCTTGCGATGTCGCTGACGACCTCGCGCGTCAAGGTTCGCGGTCATTATGAGCCGCTGCTGCCGTCGATCTACCACACGCCGTTCCCGTATCCGTTCCGCAACCCATACGCTACCGACCCGTCGGACGCCTGCATCACCGAGCTTGAGCGCCTGTTCGAGACGGTTGTCATGCCCGACGATGTCGCGGCGATCATCGTCGAGCCGATTCAGGGAGAAGGCGGCTATATCGTTCCTCCGGATGACTTCCTGGGTCGGGTTCGCGAGATCTGCGACCGACACGGCATCCTGTTGATCGCCGACGAAATCCAGACCGGAGTGGGGCGAACCGGGCGCTGGTGGGCGTTTGAGCACTCGAATTTCGTCCCGGACATCGTCGCCGTCGCCAAAGGTATTGCCAGCGGGATGCCGATGAGCGCGATCGTCGCGCCGCAAGAGATCATGGATGCATGGGCGCCGGGATCCCACGGCGGCACCTACGGCGGAAATGCGGTGACGTGTGCTGCTGGCGTCGCGACGTTCCGTGCGATTCGCGACGAAGGAATGATCGCCAACGCGGTGACGATGGGTCAGCGGATGATGGACGGGCTTGATCGGATCGCCGAGCGCAATCCGCTGATTGGCGATGTTCGCGGCAAGGGGCTCATGGTTGCCGCGGAGTTTGTCACACCGTCGGGGAAACCGAACCCCGGCGCTGTCGCCAGCGTTGTTGCGCGAAGCATCGACGATGGCGTGTTGCTGTTGACGGCAGGGACGTGGGATCAGGCGATTCGAATCATCCCGCCGCTCAACGTCAGTGCCGATGAGATCGACGAGTTTCTCACGGTATTCGAGGCAGCGGCTGACGCCGCGCGATAA
- a CDS encoding glycosyltransferase translates to MSWFTTTPRSHVPMTTIGQHAAIERVAMLSVHTSPVATLGSKDAGGMNVHVRELAYELGREGVEVDLFTRRSDPVTPEIVQIADRVRVVTIDAGPPEPMTKDDVFCVLPEFATQCALYSLRAGTRYDIVHSHYWLSGWASHLLQRYWNAPTVHTFHTLARLKNAVYQNGVAESDVRSQVERRLLDVIDYVIAPNPDERAEMVWRMGGVNSRICIIPPGVDLTRFHPGDAHHARARLDLPANPLVLFVGRIDPMKGIDTLLDAFASLRAEPWPDLPPKLIFIGGTLIDGRPDPDLSAVIHRAEVLGIRDDVLFRGSAPQEILPDYYAAATVAAVPSRYESFGLVAVEAMACGLPVVASRAGGLKFTVEDGRSGILVPSEQPRMFASAMSRVIRDPGLRSSLQVGARQAAIRFSWHAVGPAMLNLYERLSEGERENLCCPGEVSDAS, encoded by the coding sequence ATGAGCTGGTTCACCACTACCCCGCGGAGTCATGTGCCAATGACGACGATCGGGCAACACGCGGCAATCGAACGGGTTGCGATGCTCAGCGTTCATACGTCACCAGTGGCGACGCTCGGCAGCAAGGACGCTGGTGGCATGAACGTGCACGTCAGGGAGTTGGCCTACGAGCTGGGTCGCGAAGGCGTCGAGGTTGACCTGTTCACCCGACGGTCGGACCCGGTCACGCCGGAGATCGTCCAGATTGCCGACCGGGTTCGAGTCGTAACAATCGACGCCGGCCCGCCAGAGCCAATGACCAAGGACGACGTGTTCTGTGTGCTGCCCGAATTTGCGACGCAGTGTGCGTTGTACTCACTTCGCGCCGGGACTCGATACGACATCGTCCATAGCCACTACTGGCTCTCCGGGTGGGCATCGCATCTGTTGCAACGCTACTGGAATGCGCCAACGGTCCACACGTTTCACACTCTCGCCCGGCTGAAGAATGCCGTCTACCAGAACGGCGTCGCTGAATCGGACGTTCGGAGCCAGGTGGAGCGCCGATTGCTCGATGTGATCGACTATGTCATTGCGCCAAACCCGGATGAACGGGCCGAAATGGTCTGGCGAATGGGTGGGGTCAATTCCAGAATCTGCATCATCCCGCCGGGTGTTGACCTGACGCGCTTTCACCCCGGTGATGCACACCATGCCCGGGCTCGGCTCGATCTTCCGGCAAATCCACTCGTGCTCTTCGTCGGCCGGATTGACCCGATGAAGGGTATTGATACGCTGCTTGATGCGTTTGCATCACTACGCGCAGAGCCGTGGCCTGATCTGCCCCCCAAGCTCATCTTCATCGGCGGAACGCTGATCGACGGGCGACCTGACCCCGATCTCTCGGCGGTCATCCACCGGGCGGAAGTACTCGGGATACGCGACGACGTGCTGTTTCGCGGCTCAGCGCCCCAGGAGATCCTGCCCGACTATTACGCCGCGGCAACAGTCGCTGCCGTGCCGTCACGCTACGAGTCGTTCGGATTAGTGGCGGTCGAGGCGATGGCCTGCGGGCTGCCAGTGGTCGCGTCACGCGCTGGCGGGCTGAAGTTTACGGTCGAGGACGGACGGAGCGGCATCCTCGTCCCGTCCGAACAACCCCGGATGTTCGCGTCTGCAATGTCGCGCGTCATTCGTGATCCGGGGCTGCGGTCATCGCTCCAGGTCGGCGCGCGTCAGGCTGCCATTCGCTTCTCGTGGCACGCGGTTGGCCCGGCGATGCTGAATCTATACGAGCGGCTTTCCGAGGGAGAGCGGGAGAATCTCTGCTGCCCGGGCGAGGTTTCGGACGCATCCTGA